Proteins encoded in a region of the Elizabethkingia bruuniana genome:
- a CDS encoding OmpH family outer membrane protein yields the protein MKRLSVLFAAVLMMVSFTVIKAQKLAHADIAGILTAMPEMKKANEQLEALGKMKQAELGKLQQALETKAQGYQQEAAKQTAQVNQQRQAELQKEGENLQKMNQAAQKDVADKQEALYAPIDKKLNDAITAVAKAKGLEYVFDANGQGLVYKGGADVTADIKKQLGL from the coding sequence ATGAAAAGATTAAGCGTATTATTCGCAGCGGTATTAATGATGGTGTCTTTCACTGTTATCAAAGCTCAGAAATTAGCTCACGCTGATATTGCTGGAATTCTTACAGCAATGCCGGAAATGAAAAAGGCTAACGAACAACTTGAAGCTCTTGGAAAAATGAAGCAAGCTGAGCTTGGTAAATTACAACAAGCTTTAGAAACAAAAGCACAAGGTTACCAACAAGAAGCTGCAAAACAAACAGCACAAGTAAATCAGCAAAGACAAGCTGAATTGCAAAAAGAAGGAGAAAATCTTCAGAAAATGAACCAGGCTGCACAAAAAGACGTTGCTGATAAGCAAGAAGCTCTTTATGCTCCAATCGATAAAAAACTTAACGATGCTATTACCGCTGTGGCTAAAGCTAAAGGTTTAGAATATGTATTTGATGCTAACGGTCAAGGTTTAGTATACAAAGGAGGTGCAGATGTAACTGCTGATATCAAAAAGCAATTAGGTCTTTAA
- a CDS encoding acyl-CoA thioesterase yields the protein MKGETTTQTKIRFNDCDPIGHLNNVKYLDYMLNAREDHVVETYGFTYEEHIRLTGCTWVAIQNQIAYLKEVRPNTLVNISSKIIKLGERTSVVEILMRDEKNEAIHAVLWTTAIYFSMKERRSVPHSPELMEFFKDFWVEIPEQHFEQRTESLRKENKQWRKS from the coding sequence ATGAAAGGAGAAACAACTACACAAACCAAAATACGCTTTAACGATTGTGACCCTATAGGCCATCTTAATAATGTAAAATATCTTGATTATATGCTTAATGCCCGTGAAGATCACGTGGTAGAAACTTATGGCTTCACTTACGAAGAGCATATCCGCCTTACAGGCTGTACATGGGTAGCTATCCAGAATCAGATCGCATATTTAAAAGAAGTACGTCCTAATACACTTGTAAACATCAGCAGCAAAATTATAAAACTGGGAGAAAGAACTTCTGTAGTGGAAATTTTGATGAGAGATGAAAAAAATGAAGCTATACATGCTGTACTATGGACAACTGCTATTTACTTTAGCATGAAGGAAAGGAGATCTGTACCCCACTCTCCGGAACTAATGGAGTTTTTCAAAGACTTTTGGGTAGAAATTCCTGAACAACACTTCGAACAAAGAACAGAATCTTTAAGAAAAGAAAATAAACAATGGAGAAAATCTTAG
- the rfbD gene encoding dTDP-4-dehydrorhamnose reductase, which yields MEKILVTGGNGQLGNCLKKLEEQYSDYEFLFTSSSELDITNEGSVKKVFEDFQPQYCINASAYTAVDLAETEKEKAYAVNAYGVENLAKVSAENNAIFIHVSTDYVFDGLTNLAYTEDDFTDPIGVYGNSKREGEILALEANPNTIILRTSWLYSEFNKNFVKTMLNLFGTKEELGIVADQYGQPTNAADLAEAIMTIISTPKKIFGIYHFSNYGETTWYDFAAKIAELSGSSIRLKPLTTAEYPTPAKRPERSTMCLDKIEQDYKITPEYWENSLEECINILQK from the coding sequence ATGGAGAAAATCTTAGTAACAGGCGGGAACGGCCAGCTTGGAAACTGTCTAAAAAAATTAGAGGAACAATATTCTGATTACGAATTCTTGTTCACCTCATCTTCCGAATTAGATATAACAAATGAAGGTTCTGTAAAAAAAGTCTTTGAAGATTTTCAGCCACAATATTGTATCAACGCTTCTGCGTATACAGCTGTTGACCTTGCCGAAACTGAAAAAGAAAAGGCATATGCAGTTAACGCCTATGGTGTAGAAAATCTGGCAAAAGTATCAGCAGAAAACAATGCTATCTTTATACATGTATCAACAGATTATGTATTCGATGGTCTAACTAATCTTGCCTATACAGAAGATGACTTTACTGATCCTATCGGGGTGTATGGAAACTCCAAAAGAGAAGGTGAAATTCTGGCATTGGAAGCTAACCCTAATACCATTATTCTTCGTACTTCATGGTTGTACTCAGAATTTAATAAGAACTTTGTAAAGACAATGCTTAACCTTTTCGGTACTAAAGAAGAGTTGGGGATTGTTGCAGATCAGTACGGACAGCCAACTAATGCTGCTGACCTTGCAGAAGCTATTATGACAATCATAAGTACTCCAAAGAAAATTTTCGGCATTTACCACTTCTCCAACTACGGTGAAACCACATGGTATGATTTCGCTGCTAAAATTGCTGAATTATCAGGCTCTTCTATCCGATTAAAACCTTTGACCACTGCGGAATATCCAACACCTGCAAAAAGACCGGAAAGAAGTACAATGTGTTTAGACAAAATAGAACAGGATTATAAAATAACTCCGGAGTACTGGGAAAACAGTCTGGAAGAGTGTATTAATATTTTACAGAAATAA
- the trpS gene encoding tryptophan--tRNA ligase, translated as MRILTGIQATGTPHLGNLLGAIIPAIELAKKPENDSLFFIANLHTLTQIKDAAQLRQNTYEIAAAWLACGLDTEKTIFYRQSDIPETCELTWYLDCFFPFQRLTLAHSFKDKADRLQDVNAGLFNYPILMAADILLYDAEVVPVGKDQLQHLEITRDVAEKFNRQMGEVFVLPGAEIQESTKYVPGTDGHKMSKSRGNIINIFLPEKELKKQVMSIESDSKSLEEPKDPETDKTFTIYALIATPEQTEALREKYLAGNYGYGHAKTELLNLILERFAKERELFSYYMSHLDELEEKLQQGAAKARVIARTTLDKTRKALGY; from the coding sequence ATGAGAATTCTAACCGGAATACAAGCAACAGGAACGCCCCATTTGGGAAACCTTTTAGGAGCCATTATTCCTGCTATCGAATTGGCAAAAAAACCCGAAAATGATTCGTTATTTTTCATCGCCAATTTGCACACATTAACGCAGATAAAAGATGCAGCACAGCTAAGACAAAACACTTACGAGATTGCAGCTGCGTGGCTTGCTTGTGGTTTAGATACTGAAAAAACAATCTTTTACAGACAAAGTGATATTCCTGAAACATGTGAATTGACATGGTACCTGGATTGCTTTTTCCCTTTCCAAAGATTAACATTAGCTCACTCTTTTAAAGATAAAGCAGACAGACTTCAGGATGTAAATGCGGGACTATTCAACTACCCTATTCTGATGGCTGCAGATATATTATTATATGATGCCGAAGTTGTACCAGTAGGTAAAGATCAGTTACAACATCTTGAAATTACAAGAGACGTTGCAGAGAAGTTCAACAGACAAATGGGAGAAGTATTTGTACTACCTGGCGCAGAAATTCAGGAAAGTACCAAGTATGTTCCCGGAACCGATGGTCACAAGATGAGTAAGTCCAGAGGAAACATCATCAATATCTTCCTGCCAGAAAAAGAGCTAAAAAAACAGGTTATGTCTATTGAATCGGATAGCAAAAGTCTTGAAGAACCAAAAGATCCTGAAACGGATAAGACATTTACAATCTATGCTCTTATTGCTACTCCGGAACAAACCGAAGCTCTACGCGAGAAATATCTTGCCGGAAATTATGGATATGGACATGCTAAAACAGAACTTCTAAATCTAATTCTGGAACGTTTTGCAAAAGAAAGAGAACTTTTCAGTTACTATATGTCCCACCTGGATGAACTGGAAGAAAAGCTGCAACAAGGTGCTGCAAAAGCAAGAGTTATTGCCCGTACAACACTAGACAAAACAAGAAAAGCTTTAGGGTATTAA
- a CDS encoding LacI family DNA-binding transcriptional regulator encodes MKRITIKDLSKHLSISKSTISRALMNDKNVHPETREKILAAAQELGYKPNPAALNLRYGQSKSIGFVVPEMTTPFSSKVLRGIQNILYPLGYRVIITQSDENPLIERKNLLLLEEFNVDGIIINPCHENYNKDIYQQIIERGTPVVFFDRIPDNSLDASKVMVNDQLKASLMTEHLVSTGRKRIVHITGPDTIRNAVERISGYKRILTKYNIYDPELLIKPEGMMFEHGRNAAKQLLDREIEFDSIFAFTDTLAIGAMNYLLEQGMKIPDDVAVASFSGTELATIVYPQLTSVEQPLTEMGEEAAGLILERIKDNSALSRTVMMDAELVYRASTGK; translated from the coding sequence ATGAAACGTATCACCATTAAAGACTTGTCTAAACACCTTTCGATATCTAAATCCACGATATCCAGAGCTTTAATGAATGATAAGAACGTTCATCCGGAAACGAGAGAAAAGATATTGGCAGCAGCTCAGGAATTAGGATATAAGCCCAATCCTGCAGCACTTAACCTTAGATATGGACAATCTAAAAGTATTGGTTTTGTTGTTCCGGAGATGACAACCCCTTTTTCTTCAAAAGTGCTTCGCGGTATTCAGAATATTTTATATCCGTTGGGGTATAGGGTAATTATTACACAGTCAGATGAAAATCCTTTAATCGAAAGAAAAAATCTTCTTTTATTGGAAGAGTTTAATGTGGATGGGATTATTATTAATCCGTGTCATGAAAATTATAATAAAGATATATACCAGCAAATCATAGAAAGGGGAACTCCTGTGGTCTTTTTTGACAGGATTCCGGATAATTCTCTGGATGCTTCTAAAGTAATGGTAAACGACCAGCTTAAAGCTTCTTTGATGACAGAACACTTAGTAAGTACCGGGAGAAAAAGAATTGTTCATATTACTGGTCCAGACACTATACGGAATGCTGTTGAAAGAATTTCCGGCTATAAACGGATCCTGACAAAGTATAATATTTATGATCCGGAATTACTCATAAAACCTGAAGGAATGATGTTTGAGCATGGGCGGAATGCAGCCAAACAATTGTTGGATAGAGAAATTGAATTTGACAGTATTTTTGCTTTTACTGATACATTGGCTATTGGGGCGATGAACTATCTGTTGGAACAGGGGATGAAGATTCCGGATGATGTTGCTGTTGCCAGTTTCTCGGGAACAGAACTAGCAACAATTGTATATCCACAGTTAACCAGTGTGGAGCAGCCACTAACAGAAATGGGAGAGGAGGCAGCAGGATTAATTCTGGAAAGAATAAAAGATAATTCAGCATTAAGCAGAACTGTAATGATGGATGCCGAATTAGTTTACAGAGCTTCAACAGGTAAATAA
- a CDS encoding mannitol dehydrogenase family protein, producing MKVSDYYYNRKAIQTGILHIGVGNFHRAHQAFYTNQLLKDEDQYSWGICGACLLPSDEKIVNNLKSQDLEYTLTVCGRDDKDEVYKIGAINDLIWAVEAPQDLLNKIADSNTRIITLTITEGGYNLDKATNEFILNNESIQHDLKNPEFPTTVFGFIAEGLRLRKIKGNGSITILSCDNLQHNGNTARNAFTTFIAALDEDLTEWVQENVTFPNSMVDRITPVTTPEDIKRLNEKSGITDKAPVYCEDFVQWVIEDNFIAGRPAWERVGVTFTKDVTAYENMKLSLLNASHTLLSYPSFLAGYRKVDEAIHDKDIVSFIRSFMDIDITPHVPAPEGVDLDEYKQTLIERFANSSVSDQISRLCSDGISKFPVYIMPNLIKMINSKQDLSRIAFLIAAYRHYLKYKVDDNGLSYEIAEPWITPEDQELISSDNLLDFLNISAFRSINLDTVNIFTTPYISFTERIKNEGIKPVLQSIIVQPKISS from the coding sequence ATGAAAGTATCAGATTATTATTACAACCGTAAAGCTATCCAAACAGGTATTTTACATATCGGCGTTGGCAACTTTCATCGTGCCCATCAGGCATTCTATACAAATCAGCTGCTAAAGGATGAAGACCAATATTCCTGGGGGATATGTGGTGCCTGTTTATTACCTTCTGATGAAAAAATCGTCAATAATCTAAAATCACAAGATCTGGAGTATACTTTAACAGTATGCGGAAGAGATGACAAAGACGAAGTTTATAAAATCGGGGCTATAAACGACCTCATCTGGGCAGTAGAAGCTCCACAGGATTTACTAAATAAAATAGCTGACAGCAACACCAGAATCATTACACTAACAATCACTGAAGGTGGCTATAATCTGGATAAAGCGACAAACGAGTTTATACTGAATAATGAAAGTATACAACACGACCTGAAGAATCCTGAATTTCCGACTACTGTTTTCGGTTTCATTGCCGAAGGTCTTCGTCTGCGAAAAATTAAGGGTAATGGTAGCATTACCATTCTATCCTGTGATAACCTTCAGCATAATGGTAATACTGCCCGAAATGCATTTACCACATTTATTGCCGCCTTGGATGAAGATTTGACAGAATGGGTCCAGGAAAATGTAACATTCCCGAATAGCATGGTCGACAGAATAACTCCAGTAACTACTCCAGAAGATATAAAAAGACTGAACGAAAAAAGCGGTATCACCGACAAAGCCCCTGTATATTGTGAGGATTTTGTTCAGTGGGTTATAGAAGACAACTTCATTGCCGGAAGGCCTGCTTGGGAAAGAGTTGGTGTTACTTTTACAAAAGATGTAACAGCTTACGAAAATATGAAGTTGAGTTTGCTTAATGCCTCTCATACCCTGCTATCCTATCCTTCATTTTTAGCCGGATACCGCAAAGTAGACGAAGCCATACATGACAAAGATATTGTAAGCTTTATCCGCAGTTTTATGGATATTGATATTACGCCTCATGTTCCGGCTCCGGAAGGTGTAGATCTGGACGAATATAAACAAACTTTAATCGAAAGATTTGCCAATAGTTCTGTAAGTGATCAGATCAGCAGATTATGCTCTGATGGCATCTCAAAATTCCCCGTTTATATAATGCCTAATCTAATTAAAATGATTAATAGCAAACAGGATCTTTCCCGAATAGCTTTTCTTATCGCAGCTTACAGGCATTACCTGAAGTACAAAGTAGACGACAATGGTTTATCTTATGAAATCGCAGAACCCTGGATCACTCCGGAAGATCAGGAACTCATCTCCAGCGATAATCTTCTTGACTTTTTGAATATTTCTGCATTCAGAAGTATCAACCTTGATACTGTAAACATTTTTACCACACCATATATATCCTTTACAGAAAGGATCAAAAACGAAGGGATCAAACCTGTGCTACAATCCATTATTGTTCAACCTAAGATAAGCTCATAA